ACCCCTCGGCGGGGGATCCCCGGGCCGCCGTCGTTTCACAATCTTTTGCCAATTCGACCACGGGTATCCTGAATCCTTGCCCCGGCCGACCCCTTTTGCGCCTGCCCCGCGTCGTCACCCAGAGTCGTCGCCCAGAGCCTTGGACCCCGCGCTGTGATCCGGGCCACGGCCCATCACCCATCTCCCGGGAGAAAGCTGCGGAACGGGGTCATAACCGCCCGGCGCCCAGGGATGGCAGCGCAGCACGCGGCGCACCGCAAGCCACCCTCCCCGGAAGACGCCATAGCGCTCCACGGCCTCCATGGCATACGCCGAGCAAGTCGGTGTGTAGCGACAGGCAGGCGGCTTGAGGGGCGAGATCCACCGCCGGTAAAACCCCAGGAGCGCCAGAGCGACCCGCGTCAGCACATGCATCACCCCTCCCCCG
This is a stretch of genomic DNA from Thermaerobacter sp. PB12/4term. It encodes these proteins:
- the yidD gene encoding membrane protein insertion efficiency factor YidD, giving the protein MHVLTRVALALLGFYRRWISPLKPPACRYTPTCSAYAMEAVERYGVFRGGWLAVRRVLRCHPWAPGGYDPVPQLSPGRWVMGRGPDHSAGSKALGDDSG